From the Thermovirga lienii DSM 17291 genome, one window contains:
- a CDS encoding ribosomal protein S20 (PFAM: Ribosomal protein S20~TIGRFAM: ribosomal protein S20~COGs: COG0268 Ribosomal protein S20~InterPro IPR002583~KEGG: tai:Taci_0700 ribosomal protein S20~PFAM: ribosomal protein S20~SPTR: 30S ribosomal protein S20;~TIGRFAM: ribosomal protein S20): MPNKKSAAKKIRIAERNRLYNKYWNTRCKTTAKKVLEAVASGDKELALKRLDEAQSVLDKAAVKGVIHKNKAARKKSRLTKAVKSLFPNTADA, from the coding sequence TTGCCAAACAAGAAATCTGCCGCAAAAAAGATACGCATAGCGGAAAGGAACAGGTTGTACAACAAGTATTGGAATACTCGCTGTAAGACAACTGCCAAAAAAGTGCTAGAAGCCGTGGCCAGTGGCGATAAAGAGCTAGCTTTAAAAAGGCTAGACGAGGCCCAGTCCGTCCTGGACAAAGCTGCAGTTAAGGGCGTAATTCACAAGAACAAGGCCGCTCGCAAAAAATCCAGACTCACCAAGGCAGTTAAAAGCCTTTTTCCTAATACAGCAGATGCCTAA
- a CDS encoding DNA polymerase III, delta subunit (TIGRFAM: DNA polymerase III, delta subunit~COGs: COG1466 DNA polymerase III delta subunit~InterPro IPR010372~KEGG: aco:Amico_0689 DNA polymerase III delta~PFAM: DNA polymerase III delta~SPTR: Putative uncharacterized protein) → MPSLFLICAKEPAKSRLLEEALRGLSEEGFAVAARSEQADWWELFSTATTGGLFEEKNIYVVDSPEAMGPLPSPLALQVEKKELASTVILLLYEGNVEKYIPRDVIKLATIKKPDKVPHWTSGRIEWIKGLIKKTGVKWEAGAISLLEEWIEDPEEIKSEIDKLTTLASDGLVTENLVKNLCVDEGSKAFLNLLDGLCEGKAELVVRSLARIKKESDVLPVVSGLHRRMRLAMYLADYKGEKKEDILSAFGAKPYQAKKALLASRIYSTKALRRFVSEMIKASCMNKRLSAGAWEVVEMALLALLNSKAGRPS, encoded by the coding sequence GTGCCTTCCTTGTTCTTGATTTGTGCTAAGGAACCTGCCAAGAGTAGGCTGCTTGAGGAGGCGCTAAGAGGACTTTCTGAAGAAGGGTTTGCCGTGGCCGCTCGTTCAGAACAGGCCGATTGGTGGGAGCTTTTCTCTACGGCTACGACAGGTGGCCTTTTTGAAGAAAAGAATATATACGTGGTAGATTCACCAGAGGCGATGGGCCCCCTCCCATCGCCTCTGGCTCTCCAGGTAGAGAAGAAGGAATTGGCCTCTACAGTCATCCTGCTGTTATATGAGGGAAATGTGGAAAAGTACATACCTCGGGATGTCATTAAGCTTGCTACAATAAAAAAGCCAGATAAGGTTCCTCATTGGACATCAGGAAGGATAGAGTGGATAAAGGGCCTAATAAAAAAGACAGGTGTTAAGTGGGAGGCTGGGGCTATTTCCCTATTGGAGGAATGGATTGAGGATCCTGAAGAGATAAAAAGTGAAATAGATAAGTTGACCACATTGGCAAGCGATGGCCTTGTAACTGAGAATCTCGTCAAGAATTTGTGCGTAGATGAAGGGAGTAAGGCCTTTTTAAACCTTTTGGATGGACTCTGTGAGGGTAAGGCAGAATTGGTTGTGCGGTCTTTAGCGAGGATAAAGAAAGAGAGTGATGTTTTGCCCGTTGTAAGCGGCCTCCACAGGAGGATGCGCTTAGCTATGTATCTTGCTGATTACAAAGGTGAAAAAAAGGAAGATATATTGAGTGCATTTGGAGCGAAACCTTATCAAGCCAAAAAGGCACTCTTGGCTTCTCGTATTTATAGCACAAAAGCTTTGAGACGCTTTGTGTCGGAAATGATAAAAGCAAGTTGTATGAATAAAAGGTTGTCCGCGGGGGCCTGGGAAGTGGTGGAAATGGCCCTGTTGGCCTTATTGAACAGCAAAGCCGGACGTCCTTCTTGA
- a CDS encoding leucyl-tRNA synthetase (PFAM: tRNA synthetases class I (I, L, M and V); Anticodon-binding domain~TIGRFAM: leucyl-tRNA synthetase, eubacterial and mitochondrial family~COGs: COG0495 Leucyl-tRNA synthetase~InterPro IPR001412: IPR002300: IPR013155: IPR002302~KEGG: tai:Taci_0698 leucyl-tRNA synthetase~PFAM: aminoacyl-tRNA synthetase class Ia; tRNA synthetase valyl/leucyl anticodon-binding~SPTR: Leucyl-tRNA synthetase;~TIGRFAM: leucyl-tRNA synthetase) produces the protein MGYDFNTIEKKWQRYWEENGTFNVDVSEEKEKFYCLEMFPYPSGALHMGHLRNYSIGDMLARFLRMKGYNVLHPMGFDAFGLPAENAAIKYGTHPNKWTWDNIEHMTKQLKSMGCSYDWRRRVETCNPDYYKWTQWLFLQFYKKGLAYKKKAPVNWCESCSTVLANEQVINDGHCWRCGTPVVKKNLEQWFLRITDYAQELLDSLDELKGWPERVKIMQRNWIGRSEGVRLSFKVSGKDIEIETFTTRIDTIFGVTFVALAVEHPLVEEIIKASPNGKEVEKFVKEHKAAPAETRGENAEKLGVDTGLRAINPVNGEEVPIWIANYILMEYGTGAIMGVPAHDQRDFEFARSYGIPIKVVINPKSGEKLDGKTMERAFEEDGIQVNSGPFDGMPTEEAKVKMAEWFEENGWGKREVNYRLRDWLISRQRYWGAPIPVVYCESCGIVPVPEDQLPVELPLDVKMKVGRNPLEDHHEWVNTKCPCCGRPAKRETDTMDTFICSSWYFLRFASPWTQEGPFRKEDVNYWMPVDQYIGGIEHACLHLIYARFFTKFLADLGLVNVREPFANLLTQGMVIKDGAKMSKSKGNVVDPDEIIRKYGADTARLFILFAAPPEKDLDWSDRGVEGSHRFLNRVWRLVEENLEELKKASIRRLRMDEIKEKAARDLKRKIHKTIEDVTRDIEVEKQFNTAVARLMELSNALGAFTPKDQDDWVIFREGVEVLLLCLSPVAPHISEELWSLLGNDKLVCETSWPEVDPSALVEEEVNVVLQINGKVRAQLVVPANLDRESLKKRVLEDPQVVKRLEGKEIVKVIVVPNKLVNVVVKN, from the coding sequence GTGGGGTATGATTTCAACACGATAGAGAAGAAGTGGCAACGCTATTGGGAGGAAAACGGAACCTTCAACGTGGATGTTAGTGAAGAAAAGGAGAAATTTTACTGTCTTGAGATGTTCCCCTATCCTAGTGGAGCTCTTCACATGGGGCATTTGAGGAATTATTCGATAGGGGATATGTTGGCTCGCTTCCTCAGGATGAAAGGCTACAACGTGCTTCACCCCATGGGATTTGATGCCTTTGGCTTGCCGGCGGAAAATGCCGCAATAAAGTACGGTACCCATCCGAATAAATGGACATGGGACAACATAGAGCACATGACCAAACAGCTAAAGAGCATGGGGTGCAGTTATGACTGGCGAAGAAGGGTTGAGACTTGCAATCCCGATTATTACAAATGGACTCAGTGGTTGTTCCTCCAGTTTTACAAGAAAGGCTTGGCTTACAAGAAGAAAGCGCCGGTGAATTGGTGTGAAAGCTGTAGCACCGTTCTTGCAAACGAACAGGTTATAAACGACGGACACTGCTGGCGTTGTGGAACGCCGGTGGTGAAGAAAAATTTGGAACAGTGGTTTTTGAGGATAACCGACTACGCACAAGAACTTTTGGACTCTCTTGATGAACTGAAAGGTTGGCCCGAAAGAGTAAAGATAATGCAGCGGAACTGGATTGGAAGATCGGAGGGCGTAAGGTTATCCTTTAAGGTTAGTGGGAAGGACATTGAGATTGAGACCTTCACTACCCGCATAGATACCATATTTGGTGTCACTTTTGTGGCCTTGGCCGTGGAACACCCATTGGTAGAGGAGATAATAAAAGCATCACCTAACGGAAAAGAAGTAGAGAAGTTCGTAAAGGAGCACAAAGCAGCACCAGCTGAAACAAGGGGAGAAAACGCGGAAAAACTAGGTGTGGATACGGGATTGAGGGCGATAAACCCAGTAAATGGTGAGGAAGTGCCCATATGGATAGCAAACTACATATTGATGGAGTATGGAACTGGCGCAATAATGGGAGTTCCTGCTCATGACCAGAGGGACTTCGAGTTCGCAAGGAGCTATGGAATCCCCATAAAGGTTGTGATCAATCCTAAATCAGGGGAAAAGCTGGATGGCAAGACCATGGAGAGGGCCTTTGAAGAGGATGGTATCCAAGTAAACTCAGGTCCTTTCGATGGAATGCCCACCGAGGAAGCTAAAGTAAAAATGGCCGAATGGTTTGAGGAGAACGGCTGGGGGAAAAGGGAAGTCAATTACAGGTTGAGAGATTGGCTTATCTCCAGGCAGAGGTACTGGGGGGCGCCTATTCCTGTGGTCTATTGTGAGAGCTGTGGTATTGTCCCTGTTCCTGAGGACCAATTGCCGGTGGAGCTCCCCTTGGATGTTAAGATGAAGGTCGGGAGGAACCCTCTAGAAGATCATCATGAGTGGGTTAATACCAAGTGCCCTTGCTGCGGCCGCCCCGCAAAGAGAGAAACAGATACAATGGATACCTTCATATGCTCCTCTTGGTACTTCTTGCGCTTTGCCTCTCCTTGGACTCAGGAGGGGCCGTTCCGCAAGGAGGATGTAAATTATTGGATGCCCGTAGATCAGTACATAGGAGGCATAGAGCATGCTTGTCTCCATCTTATATATGCCAGGTTTTTCACAAAGTTTCTGGCTGACTTGGGTTTAGTGAACGTCAGGGAGCCCTTTGCCAACCTGTTAACCCAGGGTATGGTGATTAAGGATGGAGCCAAGATGTCGAAATCAAAAGGTAATGTGGTGGACCCCGACGAGATAATTCGTAAATACGGCGCGGATACGGCCAGGTTGTTTATCTTGTTCGCCGCTCCTCCGGAGAAAGACCTTGACTGGTCCGATAGAGGTGTCGAAGGATCTCATAGGTTCTTGAACAGGGTCTGGCGATTGGTGGAGGAGAATCTTGAGGAACTCAAGAAAGCCTCAATCAGAAGATTGAGGATGGACGAGATTAAGGAAAAGGCCGCGCGGGATCTTAAGAGAAAAATTCATAAAACCATAGAGGATGTCACCAGGGATATAGAGGTGGAGAAGCAATTCAATACAGCTGTTGCAAGGTTGATGGAGTTGTCTAACGCGTTGGGAGCTTTTACGCCCAAGGACCAAGACGATTGGGTCATATTCAGAGAAGGAGTGGAAGTGTTACTTCTTTGCCTTTCTCCCGTAGCTCCCCACATATCGGAGGAACTATGGTCGCTCTTGGGCAACGATAAGCTAGTGTGCGAGACATCGTGGCCCGAGGTGGATCCCAGCGCATTGGTAGAAGAAGAGGTTAACGTGGTGCTACAGATAAACGGAAAGGTTAGGGCCCAATTGGTGGTTCCTGCAAACCTGGATAGAGAGTCCTTGAAGAAGCGAGTTCTCGAGGACCCACAAGTCGTCAAGAGGCTTGAAGGGAAAGAGATCGTCAAGGTGATTGTGGTACCTAACAAGCTTGTGAATGTGGTGGTGAAGAATTAA
- a CDS encoding hypothetical protein (COGs: COG2339 membrane protein~KEGG: bbe:BBR47_24360 hypothetical protein~SPTR: Conserved hypothetical membrane protein), which translates to MGRDFLENKVELLFIVSVAPGLALVWWYYHKDRLEPEPLGMVVRSFVFGALFVFPAALLEIFTSYLVVLGPLVYQIMGVALVEEYMKWLALKRFIDHKACDECYDGIVYGTSVALGFATLENLFYVFGALNPFLVAGWRAFLSVPLHGLCGLFMGYEAARQKLGGAVTYSLFRILFLPVLVHGLFNYFLFLSSGIGVLMAVALVVVFWLKSMSVIKRSWSCKV; encoded by the coding sequence TTGGGGCGTGATTTTTTGGAAAACAAAGTAGAGTTGTTGTTCATTGTGTCGGTTGCGCCGGGACTTGCATTGGTTTGGTGGTACTACCACAAGGACAGATTGGAGCCAGAACCACTGGGGATGGTAGTGCGTTCCTTTGTTTTTGGAGCCTTGTTTGTCTTTCCGGCGGCATTGCTGGAGATCTTCACTAGCTATTTGGTTGTACTGGGCCCCTTGGTGTATCAAATTATGGGCGTTGCTCTAGTAGAGGAGTATATGAAATGGCTCGCTCTGAAGAGGTTCATAGATCATAAGGCGTGCGATGAATGTTATGATGGAATCGTATATGGAACCTCTGTGGCTTTGGGTTTTGCTACCTTGGAGAACTTATTCTATGTTTTTGGTGCATTGAATCCCTTTCTGGTGGCTGGTTGGAGAGCTTTTCTGTCGGTGCCGCTTCACGGGCTTTGCGGACTTTTTATGGGTTATGAAGCTGCCAGGCAGAAACTCGGTGGTGCTGTAACATACTCCCTTTTCAGGATCCTGTTTTTGCCAGTCCTGGTGCATGGCCTGTTCAACTACTTTCTTTTTCTTAGTTCTGGAATAGGGGTATTGATGGCGGTGGCTTTGGTAGTGGTATTTTGGTTGAAATCCATGTCTGTGATAAAAAGATCATGGAGCTGCAAGGTATGA
- a CDS encoding SPFH domain, Band 7 family protein (PFAM: SPFH domain / Band 7 family~COGs: COG0330 Membrane protease subunits stomatin/prohibitin homologs~InterPro IPR018080: IPR001107: IPR001972~KEGG: tai:Taci_0697 band 7 protein~PFAM: band 7 protein~SMART: band 7 protein~SPTR: Band 7 protein), giving the protein MMGSIIDAIFSMGSYVGTIVILVVLLASAVRIVPEYQRGVVFRLGRFVGVKGPGLVLIVPFVDKLYRVDLRVVTLDVPYQEVITKDNVPVKVNAVVYFRVLDPAKSIIEVENHIVATSQLSQTTLRSVVGRSELDEVLSARDKINVELQHIIDERTDPWGIKVSAVEVKELELPEGMKRAMARQAEAERERRAKIIAAEGELQAAEKLTEAAKWMEASPITIQLRYLQTLREIASENNSTTIFPVPIDLLGAIVDRKKGEKEGI; this is encoded by the coding sequence ATGATGGGTAGTATCATAGACGCCATATTTAGCATGGGTAGCTATGTGGGAACCATAGTAATCCTAGTGGTGCTTTTGGCCTCTGCTGTGCGGATTGTTCCCGAATATCAGCGGGGTGTAGTGTTTCGATTGGGAAGGTTTGTAGGAGTCAAGGGCCCAGGGCTGGTTTTGATAGTGCCCTTTGTAGACAAGCTGTACAGGGTAGATTTGCGAGTGGTAACCCTTGATGTGCCTTATCAGGAAGTTATAACAAAGGATAACGTTCCGGTGAAGGTTAATGCCGTGGTTTACTTCAGAGTGTTGGATCCAGCAAAGTCAATAATAGAGGTAGAAAACCATATAGTTGCCACCAGCCAGCTTTCTCAAACCACCCTGAGATCTGTTGTGGGTAGGTCCGAGTTGGACGAAGTTTTATCCGCTCGGGACAAGATAAATGTGGAGTTACAGCATATTATAGATGAACGCACAGATCCTTGGGGTATAAAGGTGAGCGCCGTAGAGGTCAAGGAATTGGAACTTCCAGAAGGAATGAAGCGAGCTATGGCCCGTCAGGCAGAAGCAGAGAGGGAGAGAAGGGCCAAGATAATAGCGGCCGAAGGGGAACTCCAGGCAGCAGAGAAGTTGACAGAGGCAGCCAAATGGATGGAAGCATCTCCAATTACGATACAATTACGGTACCTTCAGACCTTGCGAGAGATAGCGTCAGAAAACAATTCGACCACCATCTTCCCTGTCCCCATTGACCTTTTAGGGGCTATAGTAGATAGGAAGAAAGGAGAGAAGGAAGGAATTTAG